The following proteins are co-located in the Paralichthys olivaceus isolate ysfri-2021 chromosome 10, ASM2471397v2, whole genome shotgun sequence genome:
- the LOC138411935 gene encoding neural cell adhesion molecule 1-like isoform X1 → MFHLNQAALLSVLLRLMCPVLADMLKNFPGDLRDILVSSGDSVTLTCNKSTNKTIQIIWRKDTFLFAHSVLRNQTFSNFTSDRLRIDVGPPSELNISNAQHNDSGLYTCDVSHRRGQWIIMWNLTVVETPPEVVLWHFLYKILPGVGLLLFVITAAVCLHRWSSLKLRRAQTEGERKSTGLSTWKGSTQSMVSNELTGNSTETRDSYFNFTPDATMTVIRSVKLQSVSLCLMVAMFHLNQAALLSVLLRLMCPVLADMLKNFTDDLRDILVSSGDSVTLTCNKSTNKTTQIIWRKDTFIFTHSVLKNQTISNFTSDRLRIDVGPPSELNISNAQHNDSGLYTCDVTHRRGQWSIMWNLTVVETPPEVVLWHFLYKILPGVGSLLFVITAAVCLHRKRRAGTSKKRRCDHRTLTIAQFHVKLGGEHLQAAIPPQITAE, encoded by the exons ATGTTTCACCTGAACcaagctgctctgctctctgttctTCTCAGACTCATGTGTCCTGTCCTCGCAG ACATGTTAAAGAATTTTCCAGGTGACCTAAGAGATATACTGGTGTCCAGCGGAGACTCTGTCACGTTAACTTGCAACAaatccacaaacaaaacaatacaaattatCTGGAGAAAAgacacttttctttttgctcattCAGTGTTAAGGAATCAGACTTTTTCAAATTTCACCTCTGACAGACTGAGAATAGACGTTGGCCCTCCTTCAGAGCTGAACATTTCTAATGCTCAGCACAACGACTCAGGACTATATACATGTGATGTGTCTCACAGAAGAGGTCAATGGATTATAATGTGGAATTTAACCGTAGTTGAGACACCTCCAG AAGTCGTCTTGTGGCATTTTCTATACAAAATTCTACCTGGAGTTGGGTTGCTCCTCTTTGTCATCACTGCAGCTGTTTGCCTCCACAG GTGGTCATCCCTCAAGCTCAGGCGGGcacagacagaaggagagagaaaaagcacaGGACTCAGTACATGGAAAGGCTCAACTCAATCTATGGTCTCTAATGAGTTAACGGGAAATTCAACTGAAACACGAGACAGTTACTTCAACTTCACACCAGACGCCACAA TGACTGTGATAAGGTCTGTGAAGCtccagtctgtctctctctgtctgatgGTCGCCATGTTTCACCTGAACcaagctgctctgctctctgttctTCTCAGACTCATGTGTCCTGTCCTCGCAG ACATGTTAAAGAATTTTACAGACGACCTCAGAGATATACTGGTGTCCAGCGGAGACTCTGTCACGTTAACTTGCAACAaatccacaaacaaaacaacacaaattatctggagaaaagacacatttatttttactcattCAGTGTTAAAGAATCAGACTATTTCAAATTTCACCTCTGACAGACTGAGAATAGACGTTGGCCCTCCTTCAGAGCTGAACATTTCTAATGCTCAGCACAACGACTCAGGACTATATACATGTGATGTGACTCACAGAAGAGGTCAATGGAGTATAATGTGGAATTTAACCGTAGTTGAGACACCTCCAG AAGTCGTCTTGTGGCATTTTCTATACAAAATTCTACCTGGAGTTGGGTCTCTCCTCTTTGTCATCACTGCAGCTGTTTGCCTCCACAG AAAACGCAGAGCCGGGACCTCAAAGAAGAGACGCTGCGACCACAGGACTCTGACGATTGCCCAGTTTCATGTTAAGTTGGGAGGAGAG CACCTACAGGCAGCGATTCCTCCTCAAATTACAGCTGAGTAA
- the LOC138411935 gene encoding titin-like isoform X2, producing MFHLNQAALLSVLLRLMCPVLADMLKNFPGDLRDILVSSGDSVTLTCNKSTNKTIQIIWRKDTFLFAHSVLRNQTFSNFTSDRLRIDVGPPSELNISNAQHNDSGLYTCDVSHRRGQWIIMWNLTVVETPPEVVLWHFLYKILPGVGLLLFVITAAVCLHRWSSLKLRRAQTEGERKSTGLSTWKGSTQSMVSNELTGNSTETRDSYFNFTPDATMTVIRSVKLQSVSLCLMVAMFHLNQAALLSVLLRLMCPVLADMLKNFTDDLRDILVSSGDSVTLTCNKSTNKTTQIIWRKDTFIFTHSVLKNQTISNFTSDRLRIDVGPPSELNISNAQHNDSGLYTCDVTHRRGQWSIMWNLTVVETPPEVVLWHFLYKILPGVGSLLFVITAAVCLHRKRRAGTSKKRRCDHRTLTIAQFHVKLGGEVRKILSPLKLSSSRVSLGFFLKSLSICNDSDQYFFSAPTGSDSSSNYS from the exons ATGTTTCACCTGAACcaagctgctctgctctctgttctTCTCAGACTCATGTGTCCTGTCCTCGCAG ACATGTTAAAGAATTTTCCAGGTGACCTAAGAGATATACTGGTGTCCAGCGGAGACTCTGTCACGTTAACTTGCAACAaatccacaaacaaaacaatacaaattatCTGGAGAAAAgacacttttctttttgctcattCAGTGTTAAGGAATCAGACTTTTTCAAATTTCACCTCTGACAGACTGAGAATAGACGTTGGCCCTCCTTCAGAGCTGAACATTTCTAATGCTCAGCACAACGACTCAGGACTATATACATGTGATGTGTCTCACAGAAGAGGTCAATGGATTATAATGTGGAATTTAACCGTAGTTGAGACACCTCCAG AAGTCGTCTTGTGGCATTTTCTATACAAAATTCTACCTGGAGTTGGGTTGCTCCTCTTTGTCATCACTGCAGCTGTTTGCCTCCACAG GTGGTCATCCCTCAAGCTCAGGCGGGcacagacagaaggagagagaaaaagcacaGGACTCAGTACATGGAAAGGCTCAACTCAATCTATGGTCTCTAATGAGTTAACGGGAAATTCAACTGAAACACGAGACAGTTACTTCAACTTCACACCAGACGCCACAA TGACTGTGATAAGGTCTGTGAAGCtccagtctgtctctctctgtctgatgGTCGCCATGTTTCACCTGAACcaagctgctctgctctctgttctTCTCAGACTCATGTGTCCTGTCCTCGCAG ACATGTTAAAGAATTTTACAGACGACCTCAGAGATATACTGGTGTCCAGCGGAGACTCTGTCACGTTAACTTGCAACAaatccacaaacaaaacaacacaaattatctggagaaaagacacatttatttttactcattCAGTGTTAAAGAATCAGACTATTTCAAATTTCACCTCTGACAGACTGAGAATAGACGTTGGCCCTCCTTCAGAGCTGAACATTTCTAATGCTCAGCACAACGACTCAGGACTATATACATGTGATGTGACTCACAGAAGAGGTCAATGGAGTATAATGTGGAATTTAACCGTAGTTGAGACACCTCCAG AAGTCGTCTTGTGGCATTTTCTATACAAAATTCTACCTGGAGTTGGGTCTCTCCTCTTTGTCATCACTGCAGCTGTTTGCCTCCACAG AAAACGCAGAGCCGGGACCTCAAAGAAGAGACGCTGCGACCACAGGACTCTGACGATTGCCCAGTTTCATGTTAAGTTGGGAGGAGAGGTAAGAAAGATTCTGTCGCCACTCAAACTTTCATCTTCTCGTGTCTCACTTGGCTTTTTTCTTAAGTCTCTGTCCATCTGTAACGATTCTGATCAATACTTCTTTTCAGCACCTACAGGCAGCGATTCCTCCTCAAATTACAGCTGA
- the LOC109631159 gene encoding nectin-4 isoform X2, with translation MLLMLLFVLITNSQSNALQVIGANRTVVQGGTVTLPCKLVDTKEELSQISWQRTTRVKHKNDFLTVLEKDGPLYVNGRDDRFKYIGIFKELNGSIQISNVSLLDEGVYTCIFTLFPSGSYETDIYLNVLVPPVTHVKDNRPTLADEEVCIATCTAAGSKPQANVRWFTGSLAENLRATTNSTKHDNGTTTTVSFLYGVPTMGINQQVVQCVFKSPALSKEATIPFTIQVYFAPMEVKIYAKPKDSFHCVTEANPKAEFNWTRVDPAWPQSGVRLEGATLQFLTGSSDLNGLYQCDAFNEYGSRSVHVFRSVIPGSCTVCWILFSLLIILAAAAAAAAAAAASAAVWYLYKAEKLPCFGSRGDLFTRRVIETGMEGQRMQVSSDPPEAEEPGV, from the exons ATGTTGCTGATGTTACTATTCGTTCTCATCACGAACTCACAGTCAAACG CTCTCCAGGTGATTGGAGCAAACAGGACTGTGGTGCAAGGAGGTACAGTTACATTACCGTGCAAACTTGTTGACACCAAGGAGGAGCTCTCCCAGATTTCATGGCAGAGGACGACCAGAGTTAAACACAAAAACGATTTCTTGACAGTTCTGGAAAAAGATGGACCACTGTATGTCAATGGACGCGATGATCGATTTAAGTATATTGGGATATTTAAAGAGCTGAATGGATCAATTCAGATATCCAATGTCTCATTGCTGGATGAAGGAGTCTACACATGCATCTTCACTTTGTTCCCCAGTGGAAGTTACGAGACAGATATATATCTGAACGTGCTCG TGCCTCCCGTCACACATGTGAAGGATAACCGTCCCACTTTGGCAGATGAAGAAGTTTGCATTGCCACCTGCACGGCTGCTGGTTCCAAGCCTCAGGCAAACGTTAGATGGTTCACAGGTAGCTTAGCAGAAAACCTGAGGGCAACAACCAACTCAACAAAACATGACAATGGTACGACTACCACGGTCAGCTTCCTGTATGGAGTACCTACCATGGGCATCAACCAACAGGTGGTCCAGTGTGTCTTCAAAAGTCCGGCCCTGTCGAAAGAGGCAACAATACCCTTTACTATACAAGTTTACT TTGCACCAATGGAAGTGAAAATTTATGCAAAACCCAAAGACTCATTTCACTGTGTGACTGAAGCCAACCCCAAAGCAGAATTTAACTGGACCAG AGTTGACCCAGCGTGGCCTCAGTCTGGTGTCAGACTAGAGGGTGCAACGCTGCAGTTTCTGACCGGGAGCTCTGACCTGAATGGCCTCTACCAGTGTGACGCATTCAACGAATATGGAAGTAGAAGTGTTCACGTATTTAGATCTGTGATTCCAG GATCCTGCACTGTTTGTTGgatcttattttctcttctgatcatccttgcagcagcagcagcagcagcagcagcagcagcagcatcagcagcagtgtggtATCTTTATAAAGCTGAGAAACTGCCATGTTTTGGTTCAAG
- the LOC109631159 gene encoding nectin-4 isoform X6, with protein MLLMLLFVLITNSQSNALQVIGANRTVVQGGTVTLPCKLVDTKEELSQISWQRTTRVKHKNDFLTVLEKDGPLYVNGRDDRFKYIGIFKELNGSIQISNVSLLDEGVYTCIFTLFPSGSYETDIYLNVLVPPVTHVKDNRPTLADEEVCIATCTAAGSKPQANVRWFTGSLAENLRATTNSTKHDNGTTTTVSFLYGVPTMGINQQVVQCVFKSPALSKEATIPFTIQVYFAPMEVKIYAKPKDSFHCVTEANPKAEFNWTRVDPAWPQSGVRLEGATLQFLTGSSDLNGLYQCDAFNEYGSRSVHVFRSVIPGSCTVCWILFSLLIILAAAAAAAAAAAASAAVWYLYKAEKLPCFGSRGDLFTCRVIRAPTC; from the exons ATGTTGCTGATGTTACTATTCGTTCTCATCACGAACTCACAGTCAAACG CTCTCCAGGTGATTGGAGCAAACAGGACTGTGGTGCAAGGAGGTACAGTTACATTACCGTGCAAACTTGTTGACACCAAGGAGGAGCTCTCCCAGATTTCATGGCAGAGGACGACCAGAGTTAAACACAAAAACGATTTCTTGACAGTTCTGGAAAAAGATGGACCACTGTATGTCAATGGACGCGATGATCGATTTAAGTATATTGGGATATTTAAAGAGCTGAATGGATCAATTCAGATATCCAATGTCTCATTGCTGGATGAAGGAGTCTACACATGCATCTTCACTTTGTTCCCCAGTGGAAGTTACGAGACAGATATATATCTGAACGTGCTCG TGCCTCCCGTCACACATGTGAAGGATAACCGTCCCACTTTGGCAGATGAAGAAGTTTGCATTGCCACCTGCACGGCTGCTGGTTCCAAGCCTCAGGCAAACGTTAGATGGTTCACAGGTAGCTTAGCAGAAAACCTGAGGGCAACAACCAACTCAACAAAACATGACAATGGTACGACTACCACGGTCAGCTTCCTGTATGGAGTACCTACCATGGGCATCAACCAACAGGTGGTCCAGTGTGTCTTCAAAAGTCCGGCCCTGTCGAAAGAGGCAACAATACCCTTTACTATACAAGTTTACT TTGCACCAATGGAAGTGAAAATTTATGCAAAACCCAAAGACTCATTTCACTGTGTGACTGAAGCCAACCCCAAAGCAGAATTTAACTGGACCAG AGTTGACCCAGCGTGGCCTCAGTCTGGTGTCAGACTAGAGGGTGCAACGCTGCAGTTTCTGACCGGGAGCTCTGACCTGAATGGCCTCTACCAGTGTGACGCATTCAACGAATATGGAAGTAGAAGTGTTCACGTATTTAGATCTGTGATTCCAG GATCCTGCACTGTTTGTTGgatcttattttctcttctgatcatccttgcagcagcagcagcagcagcagcagcagcagcagcatcagcagcagtgtggtATCTTTATAAAGCTGAGAAACTGCCATGTTTTGGTTCAAG